A single window of Flagellimonas maritima DNA harbors:
- a CDS encoding N-acetylmuramoyl-L-alanine amidase family protein yields the protein MIKSCLSFFVFLLIVISFTSFTNNDAPISLKDKFIVVLDAGHGGHDPGNLGNGYLEKNIALNIVLETGKELEKNPDIKVIYTRNDDTFVPLLKRGEIANKAKADLFVSVHCDSHTSDAHGAGTFVLGLHANKQNFEVAKKENSVIYLEDNYEQRYAEYNINSPESVIGLTIMQEEFLDQSILLGKKLQDNFTKKLSRKDRKVKQAGFIVLHQTFMPSVLVETGFLTNKNEGSYLNSKKGQAEMGKAIANAVLAYKADIDSGIVQPVIDEETSIVETETTQEATNVEEPKTTETVVNVQETREELTKNPEPEITTPTKDSGLVFKVQLMASAKNIPLRASSFNGLETLSKEPFKNLYRYMYGDVGSYEEAKVLKVEADAKGYTSSYIVAYRNGKRVSLSQALK from the coding sequence ATGATTAAAAGTTGCTTATCTTTTTTTGTTTTTCTACTTATAGTCATCTCTTTTACATCGTTCACAAATAATGATGCACCAATATCTTTAAAAGACAAGTTTATTGTAGTCTTGGATGCTGGCCATGGTGGTCATGATCCCGGTAATTTGGGAAACGGTTATCTGGAAAAAAATATTGCACTGAATATTGTTTTGGAGACTGGAAAGGAACTGGAGAAAAACCCGGATATTAAGGTTATTTATACAAGGAATGATGACACTTTTGTCCCGCTACTGAAAAGAGGGGAAATTGCCAATAAGGCAAAAGCTGACCTTTTTGTATCTGTTCATTGTGATTCGCATACCTCGGACGCCCATGGTGCAGGGACCTTTGTTCTTGGACTTCATGCCAACAAACAAAATTTTGAGGTGGCCAAAAAGGAAAATTCCGTAATATATCTAGAGGATAATTATGAACAGCGTTATGCGGAGTACAATATTAATTCACCAGAATCAGTAATCGGTCTTACCATTATGCAAGAAGAATTCTTGGACCAGAGCATTCTTCTAGGAAAAAAACTTCAAGACAACTTTACCAAGAAATTGAGTCGGAAAGATAGAAAAGTAAAGCAAGCTGGCTTCATTGTTTTGCATCAAACCTTTATGCCGAGCGTATTGGTGGAAACAGGTTTTCTAACCAATAAAAACGAAGGAAGTTATCTAAATTCAAAAAAAGGGCAGGCCGAGATGGGCAAAGCCATTGCCAACGCTGTTCTAGCATATAAAGCCGATATTGATAGCGGAATAGTGCAACCGGTCATTGATGAAGAAACTTCCATAGTTGAAACAGAAACTACCCAAGAAGCCACTAATGTTGAAGAACCCAAAACAACTGAAACTGTTGTTAATGTTCAAGAAACAAGAGAAGAGCTCACGAAAAATCCCGAACCGGAAATCACGACTCCCACCAAAGATTCGGGCTTGGTCTTTAAAGTACAATTAATGGCAAGTGCCAAAAACATCCCTTTGAGAGCAAGCAGTTTTAATGGTCTGGAAACATTATCCAAGGAACCTTTTAAAAATTTATATCGCTACATGTACGGTGACGTTGGTTCCTATGAAGAGGCCAAAGTTCTAAAAGTTGAAGCCGATGCAAAAGGTTATACATCCTCTTACATAGTCGCATATAGAAACGGAAAAAGAGTTTCGTTATCGCAAGCGCTCAAATAG
- a CDS encoding MlaD family protein encodes MKLTREIKTAIIVITGILAVVFGLSYLKSSPFFENSKTLYAIYDNVGGLQPGTQVSINGLEVGNVTDIRFKDTSGKLLVTLTISDDFEFSKNSIAELYDTGIIGGKGIQIKPVFNGGATVQSGDTLKTDTKPGITELVQQKLTPLQMKVEGAVSHADSLLLKFNDILDTETREELKKSIAGLSQVVGAFNASAQKLNVLLDDNKEQLDNSLKNVDNITTNFSKLSDSLASAGLAETISSFQSTVDKLNNVLGKIEKGEGSLGKLTQDEKLYDNLNSASRELDLLLQDFRLNPKRYVNVSVFGKKQKEYELPEDDPAAKNQN; translated from the coding sequence TTGAAACTAACCAGGGAAATTAAAACTGCAATAATAGTAATTACGGGAATTTTAGCAGTGGTTTTCGGATTAAGTTACCTAAAGTCCTCTCCATTTTTTGAAAACAGCAAGACCCTTTACGCCATATATGACAATGTAGGTGGCTTGCAACCTGGCACACAGGTTTCGATAAACGGCCTAGAAGTTGGCAACGTTACAGATATTCGTTTTAAGGATACTTCTGGAAAGCTGCTCGTAACTCTTACGATAAGCGATGATTTTGAATTTTCCAAAAACAGTATTGCCGAATTGTACGATACAGGTATAATAGGGGGAAAGGGCATACAGATAAAACCAGTATTCAACGGAGGTGCCACTGTCCAATCAGGAGATACCTTAAAAACCGATACCAAGCCAGGTATTACGGAACTGGTACAACAAAAATTGACCCCGTTACAGATGAAAGTAGAAGGTGCTGTATCCCACGCGGATTCACTTCTTCTTAAATTCAATGACATTCTTGATACGGAAACAAGAGAAGAGCTTAAAAAAAGTATAGCGGGACTTAGCCAAGTGGTGGGAGCCTTCAATGCAAGTGCTCAAAAGCTTAATGTCCTGTTGGATGATAATAAGGAACAATTGGATAATTCTTTAAAAAACGTAGATAATATCACCACTAATTTTTCCAAACTTTCAGATTCCTTGGCAAGTGCTGGTCTAGCGGAAACGATATCAAGTTTTCAAAGCACAGTGGACAAATTGAACAATGTGCTCGGAAAGATTGAGAAAGGCGAAGGGTCTTTGGGCAAACTCACCCAAGATGAAAAGTTATACGATAATCTCAATTCAGCTTCTAGGGAACTGGACCTTTTGTTACAGGACTTTAGGCTGAATCCAAAAAGATATGTCAATGTTTCTGTTTTTGGAAAAAAGCAAAAAGAATATGAACTTCCCGAGGACGACCCCGCTGCAAAAAACCAAAACTAA
- a CDS encoding (Fe-S)-binding protein: MEYLPNILFALALIAGVGFFSRNVKKLSRNIKLGKDVKVNDNKSQRWTNMAKIALGQTKMVVRPIAGLMHLIVYIGFIIINIEVLEIIIDGLLGTHRIFASLGAFYNILIGSFEILAFLVIVAVVIFWLRRNIIKLKRFIKPEMEGWPKKDGNLILYIELVLMFLFLTMNAADFQLQQMGAADYTEAGAFPISQFIAPLFEGMSISNLILVERTAWWLHILGILAFLNYLYYSKHLHILLAFPNTYYGKLKPQGEFDNVEAVTNEVKLMMDPTADPFAAPTEDAAEPEKFGASDVMDLNWVQLLNAYTCTECGRCTSECPANQTGKKLSPRKIMMDTRDRLEEVGKNMDANKGEFVSDGKQLLDDYITREELWACTTCNACVEACPVSIDPLSIIVEMRRFLVMEQSAAPSDLNNMMGNLENNGAPWPFNQMDRLNWTQES; this comes from the coding sequence ATGGAGTACTTGCCCAATATACTTTTTGCACTTGCCCTTATAGCAGGAGTAGGTTTTTTTTCTAGAAATGTAAAGAAGCTCTCTAGGAATATCAAACTGGGAAAGGATGTTAAGGTAAATGACAATAAATCGCAACGCTGGACCAATATGGCAAAAATTGCTTTGGGCCAGACGAAAATGGTCGTTCGTCCTATAGCAGGACTTATGCATTTAATTGTATACATTGGTTTTATCATTATAAACATTGAGGTCTTAGAGATTATAATAGATGGACTATTGGGGACTCACAGGATTTTTGCTTCATTGGGGGCATTTTATAATATTTTGATAGGTTCCTTTGAAATTTTGGCATTTTTGGTAATCGTTGCCGTTGTCATTTTTTGGCTTAGAAGAAATATTATCAAGCTAAAACGATTTATAAAACCTGAAATGGAAGGATGGCCCAAAAAGGACGGGAATCTTATTCTTTATATTGAATTGGTGCTCATGTTTTTGTTTTTGACCATGAATGCTGCTGATTTTCAATTGCAGCAGATGGGTGCCGCAGACTATACAGAAGCAGGTGCTTTTCCTATAAGCCAATTCATAGCGCCGTTATTTGAGGGCATGTCGATATCGAACCTTATTCTAGTTGAGCGTACCGCTTGGTGGCTGCACATTCTTGGGATATTGGCTTTTTTAAATTATCTATATTATTCCAAACATCTACATATTTTATTGGCTTTTCCAAATACCTACTATGGAAAATTGAAGCCACAGGGAGAGTTTGATAATGTTGAAGCAGTTACCAATGAAGTAAAGCTGATGATGGACCCAACAGCAGACCCTTTTGCAGCACCAACTGAAGATGCTGCGGAACCAGAAAAATTTGGGGCTTCAGATGTTATGGATTTAAACTGGGTACAGTTGCTCAATGCCTACACATGCACAGAATGTGGAAGATGTACTTCAGAATGTCCTGCAAACCAGACAGGTAAAAAACTTTCTCCTAGAAAAATAATGATGGATACCCGTGATAGGTTAGAGGAAGTTGGTAAAAATATGGATGCCAACAAAGGGGAGTTTGTATCAGATGGAAAACAATTATTGGATGATTACATCACGCGAGAAGAATTGTGGGCGTGCACAACTTGTAATGCATGTGTAGAAGCTTGTCCCGTGAGCATAGACCCTTTATCCATTATAGTAGAAATGCGTAGGTTTTTGGTAATGGAGCAATCTGCAGCGCCATCGGACTTGAATAATATGATGGGGAATTTGGAAAACAATGGTGCTCCATGGCCCTTTAACCAAATGGACAGGCTCAACTGGACACAAGAATCCTAA
- a CDS encoding (Fe-S)-binding protein gives MANEMKVPTMASLFAEGKQPEVLFWVGCAGSFDDRAKKITKAFVKILNKAGVSFAVLGTEESCTGDPAKRAGNEFLFQMQAVTNIEVMNAYEIKKVVTACPHCFNTIKNEYPGLGGNYEVIHHTQFLKQLLDEGKITLQGGTYKGKRITYHDPCYLGRANDVFEAPRELIQKLDAELVEMKNCRKRGLCCGAGGAQMFKEAEPGDKEVNIERTEQALETQPEIIAAACPFCNTMMTDGVKNKEKEANIKVMDVAELIASAEDL, from the coding sequence ATGGCAAATGAAATGAAAGTACCCACTATGGCTTCACTTTTTGCTGAAGGAAAACAGCCCGAGGTTCTATTTTGGGTGGGGTGCGCAGGAAGTTTTGACGACAGGGCAAAAAAAATTACAAAAGCTTTTGTGAAAATACTGAACAAGGCAGGGGTAAGCTTCGCGGTATTGGGTACCGAGGAAAGCTGTACGGGCGACCCTGCGAAAAGAGCAGGAAACGAATTTTTATTTCAGATGCAAGCGGTTACCAATATCGAAGTAATGAACGCCTACGAAATCAAAAAAGTGGTTACAGCTTGCCCACACTGTTTTAATACCATCAAAAACGAATATCCGGGATTGGGTGGAAATTATGAAGTAATCCATCATACACAGTTTTTAAAACAGTTGTTGGATGAAGGAAAAATAACTTTGCAAGGTGGAACTTATAAAGGTAAACGCATTACTTATCACGACCCCTGTTATTTAGGCAGGGCAAACGATGTTTTTGAAGCTCCCCGAGAACTCATTCAAAAATTGGATGCAGAACTGGTGGAGATGAAAAACTGCCGTAAACGTGGATTATGTTGTGGCGCTGGTGGCGCACAAATGTTCAAAGAAGCAGAGCCTGGGGATAAAGAAGTCAATATAGAACGGACCGAACAAGCTTTGGAGACTCAGCCCGAAATAATTGCAGCAGCTTGTCCCTTTTGTAATACTATGATGACGGATGGGGTTAAGAATAAAGAGAAGGAAGCCAACATCAAAGTCATGGACGTTGCGGAACTTATTGCGTCAGCAGAAGATTTATAA
- a CDS encoding LamG-like jellyroll fold domain-containing protein, whose amino-acid sequence MKYFLRYTALLSSCILLFAFIAEDRLKDDLLFYVSFDKGSTADIATGDNTIYTSELRKNLQDAKPGLLNPDVVIAKGAGLSGDALEFKKKSKMVTFFKAAENVGYSKENWNGAVSFWLQLDPAKDLEPGYCDPVQITDVNYNDAALWVDFTKENPRNFRLGVLGDLEVWNPKKLGPDENQDYLRRLVTVSKPPFMRGEWTHIVINFSGLNTENGSAELYVNGEIKGKVPPIKDPFTWDEEKANILLGLNYIGLFDELSIFSRPLNTDEIGRIYNAKDGLKSLLD is encoded by the coding sequence ATGAAATACTTTCTTAGATATACGGCTCTACTTTCCTCTTGCATTTTGCTATTTGCATTTATAGCAGAAGATAGATTAAAGGATGATTTATTGTTTTATGTTTCGTTTGACAAAGGCTCGACTGCTGACATTGCTACAGGCGATAATACAATTTACACTTCCGAACTTAGAAAGAACCTCCAAGATGCAAAACCTGGACTCCTGAATCCAGATGTGGTCATTGCAAAGGGTGCGGGTCTAAGTGGAGACGCTCTGGAATTTAAGAAAAAGAGCAAGATGGTTACCTTTTTCAAAGCAGCTGAAAATGTGGGCTATTCTAAAGAAAATTGGAACGGTGCAGTGTCATTTTGGTTACAATTGGACCCTGCAAAAGATTTAGAACCCGGTTACTGTGACCCCGTTCAAATAACGGATGTCAATTATAACGATGCTGCACTGTGGGTAGATTTTACCAAAGAAAACCCTAGGAATTTTCGTTTGGGCGTGTTAGGGGATTTGGAAGTTTGGAATCCTAAAAAATTGGGCCCGGATGAGAATCAAGATTATTTAAGGCGATTGGTTACTGTAAGCAAGCCTCCTTTTATGAGGGGCGAATGGACGCATATTGTAATCAACTTTTCAGGATTGAATACGGAGAATGGCAGCGCAGAATTATACGTTAACGGGGAAATTAAAGGAAAAGTTCCTCCCATAAAAGACCCGTTCACTTGGGATGAAGAAAAAGCAAATATTTTATTGGGGCTCAATTATATAGGCTTATTCGACGAACTTTCTATATTCAGCAGACCGTTAAATACTGATGAAATAGGACGTATATATAACGCAAAAGATGGTTTAAAATCTCTCTTGGATTAA
- a CDS encoding ABC transporter ATPase, whose protein sequence is MLVPFDKLPDDSRIWIYQSNRNFNEAELEEIQEKMKSFITAWTAHGSQLEAGFEIKYKRFIIIGLNQSSTGASGCSIDASVHFIQELEKKYDVELLDRMNVSFKQGEYITYKPLKDFKKMAREKAISSNTIVFNNLVTNKSEYLEHWEVPVSESWHSRFV, encoded by the coding sequence ATGTTAGTACCTTTTGATAAGCTTCCTGATGACTCCAGAATTTGGATTTATCAATCCAACAGAAATTTTAACGAAGCCGAGCTTGAAGAAATTCAAGAGAAAATGAAGAGTTTTATTACGGCATGGACAGCACATGGAAGTCAATTGGAAGCGGGTTTTGAAATCAAGTACAAGAGATTTATAATTATTGGTTTGAACCAATCCAGTACAGGTGCATCTGGGTGTTCCATAGATGCTTCCGTACATTTTATCCAAGAGTTGGAAAAAAAATACGATGTAGAACTATTGGATAGAATGAACGTGTCTTTTAAGCAAGGGGAATACATAACCTATAAGCCTTTAAAAGATTTTAAAAAAATGGCCAGGGAAAAAGCCATCTCAAGTAATACAATAGTGTTCAACAACTTGGTAACCAATAAATCTGAATATTTAGAACATTGGGAAGTTCCCGTTAGTGAAAGTTGGCATTCACGATTTGTTTGA
- a CDS encoding glycoside hydrolase family 3 N-terminal domain-containing protein, with amino-acid sequence MRIKFYFPLFLFLFFEVQGQKAPLITSDSVAQSSWVETQYRNMSLDERIGQLFMVNVSSNQDKSSTDKISSLIKEHHIGGVIFSKGGPKRQAKLTNKYQADSKIPLLIGMDAEWGLAMRLDSTYAFPWNMTLGAIQDSTIVEKVGFQIGRHAKRLGVHINFAPDIDVNNNPQNPIIGNRSFGEDPTNVTQKGIAFMKGMEKAGVLSCGKHFPGHGDTATDSHKALPIITSTKERLDSIELYPFKKLIENGISTIMVAHLDVPNLEIREGHPSSLSEDIVSGLLKDELGFKGLVFTDALNMKAVSQFANEGEVELEAFLAGNDMLLMPENVVKAKEKLAEAYGTGTITEERLSISVKKILMAKYKAGLYNYEPVKLENLNEDLNSLENDIVYEEAIENAITIAKNNFSLLPIKKLENKKIAYVKFGDDSSTIFYETLSKYAKVTQINAKDAAGYRKKLADFNLVIIGMHKSNESPWKGYKFSENELFWIQEVSRLRTSNTILTLFAKPYALLDVVNFKTIDAVAVAYQNSSIAQEKAAEAIFGAIGTNGKLPISAHPEFPVHTGIELKPLQRLGYSIPERVGLNSTKLAMVDSLVQIGLDSLMFPGAQVLVAKKGKIVYNKGFGKPTYISEEKIQDSHIYDLASLTKILSTLPLIMRMEEENKIALNDTFKELIPEYEDSDLKDVTVLKALSHYGRLPAWIAFYISTLTKNRKPSSDFYRNAPMDGFSFKVAENLYITDAYKDSIYNRIGRQSLKSNRYRYSDVAYYVFKKYIEETYGKSIDELINDFLYRPMGLQRTSFNPLNKFPKDEIVPSEEDKYFRYQTVQGYVHDMGAAMQGGVGGHAGLFSNANDVAKIMQMYLQGGSYGGNRFLNERTIKKFNTCYFCHKDVRRGVGFDKPQLKEKGPTCGCVSRKSFGHSGFTGTYTWADPEEELVYVFLSNRTYPSATNRLLVKSGLRTRIQQAIYDSIIEEPLK; translated from the coding sequence ATGCGGATAAAATTTTATTTCCCCCTTTTCTTATTCCTTTTTTTTGAAGTACAAGGGCAAAAAGCCCCTTTAATTACATCTGATTCAGTTGCACAATCCAGTTGGGTGGAGACTCAATACAGAAATATGTCTTTGGATGAGCGTATCGGTCAGCTTTTTATGGTGAATGTTTCCTCAAATCAAGATAAATCCTCGACAGACAAAATATCAAGTCTTATTAAAGAACATCATATCGGGGGGGTTATTTTTTCGAAGGGAGGACCAAAACGTCAAGCAAAACTTACCAATAAATATCAAGCTGATTCCAAAATACCTTTGTTAATAGGCATGGATGCAGAATGGGGTCTCGCAATGCGTCTGGATTCCACTTATGCTTTTCCTTGGAATATGACATTAGGCGCCATTCAGGATAGTACCATAGTTGAAAAGGTCGGTTTTCAAATCGGGAGACACGCCAAAAGACTAGGAGTTCATATTAATTTTGCGCCGGATATTGATGTAAATAACAATCCCCAAAACCCGATTATAGGAAACCGTTCTTTTGGGGAGGACCCCACCAACGTAACTCAAAAGGGCATCGCATTTATGAAAGGAATGGAAAAGGCAGGGGTCTTATCATGTGGGAAGCATTTTCCCGGTCATGGTGACACCGCAACAGATTCACATAAAGCTCTTCCAATAATCACTTCAACAAAAGAACGGTTGGACTCCATAGAGCTCTATCCATTTAAAAAATTGATAGAAAATGGGATAAGCACAATAATGGTGGCACATCTGGACGTACCTAATCTGGAAATAAGGGAGGGACATCCATCATCACTATCAGAAGATATTGTTTCTGGATTATTAAAAGATGAATTGGGATTTAAGGGATTGGTCTTTACGGATGCATTGAACATGAAGGCCGTTTCCCAATTTGCAAATGAGGGAGAAGTTGAACTTGAAGCTTTTCTTGCAGGAAACGATATGCTATTGATGCCTGAAAATGTTGTTAAAGCTAAAGAAAAACTTGCTGAGGCTTATGGCACAGGAACGATTACCGAAGAAAGACTTTCAATATCGGTCAAGAAAATATTAATGGCTAAATACAAGGCTGGCCTGTATAACTATGAGCCTGTAAAATTGGAAAATCTTAATGAAGATTTAAACAGTCTAGAGAATGACATTGTTTATGAAGAAGCCATTGAAAATGCCATTACGATAGCAAAGAATAATTTTTCGCTGCTACCGATTAAAAAATTGGAGAACAAAAAGATTGCGTATGTAAAATTTGGTGATGATTCAAGTACCATATTTTATGAAACTTTATCAAAATATGCCAAGGTAACCCAAATCAATGCCAAGGATGCCGCAGGCTACAGAAAGAAGCTTGCCGACTTTAACTTAGTTATCATTGGTATGCACAAAAGCAACGAAAGCCCTTGGAAAGGATATAAGTTCTCTGAAAATGAACTTTTTTGGATTCAAGAAGTTTCTAGGTTAAGAACCAGTAATACAATACTTACATTGTTCGCAAAACCCTATGCGCTATTGGACGTTGTTAATTTTAAAACTATAGATGCGGTAGCCGTTGCATATCAAAACAGTTCAATAGCTCAAGAAAAAGCCGCGGAAGCAATCTTTGGTGCGATCGGAACGAATGGGAAACTCCCTATTTCCGCACATCCAGAGTTCCCTGTTCATACTGGAATAGAACTAAAACCACTTCAACGATTGGGCTATAGTATTCCAGAGCGGGTCGGTTTAAATTCTACCAAACTTGCAATGGTGGACAGTTTGGTCCAAATAGGTCTTGATTCCCTTATGTTTCCTGGAGCTCAAGTACTTGTTGCCAAAAAGGGAAAGATTGTTTATAATAAAGGCTTTGGTAAACCAACCTATATTTCCGAAGAAAAGATTCAAGATTCCCATATTTATGATTTGGCGTCATTGACCAAAATTCTCTCGACATTGCCTTTGATTATGAGAATGGAAGAGGAGAACAAGATTGCATTGAACGATACTTTTAAGGAATTGATACCTGAATATGAAGATTCCGATCTAAAAGATGTTACCGTACTAAAGGCACTTTCACATTATGGTCGCCTACCGGCCTGGATAGCTTTTTACATAAGTACATTGACCAAAAACAGAAAGCCGTCTTCAGATTTTTATAGGAATGCACCCATGGACGGTTTTTCATTTAAGGTGGCTGAAAATTTATATATAACGGATGCCTATAAAGACTCTATCTATAATAGGATCGGTAGACAATCATTAAAGTCCAACAGGTATAGGTATAGTGATGTTGCGTATTACGTATTTAAAAAATACATTGAGGAAACCTATGGTAAATCGATTGACGAATTGATAAATGATTTTTTGTACAGACCCATGGGGCTACAACGTACATCTTTTAATCCATTGAACAAATTCCCCAAGGATGAAATAGTCCCTTCCGAAGAAGATAAATATTTTCGTTACCAAACTGTGCAAGGCTATGTCCATGATATGGGAGCTGCAATGCAAGGTGGAGTTGGAGGGCATGCGGGTCTATTTAGCAACGCTAACGATGTAGCCAAAATTATGCAGATGTACTTACAAGGTGGAAGCTATGGCGGGAATCGCTTTTTAAATGAAAGAACCATTAAAAAATTCAATACCTGTTATTTTTGTCACAAAGATGTAAGGCGGGGCGTAGGTTTTGATAAACCCCAGCTAAAAGAAAAGGGCCCGACTTGCGGATGTGTTTCAAGAAAAAGCTTTGGACATAGTGGGTTTACGGGTACATATACATGGGCGGATCCTGAAGAGGAACTTGTTTATGTATTCTTGTCCAATAGAACATACCCATCTGCTACCAATAGGTTATTGGTAAAGTCTGGGTTGCGCACTAGGATTCAACAAGCTATTTACGATTCTATTATTGAAGAGCCATTAAAATAA
- the bshA gene encoding N-acetyl-alpha-D-glucosaminyl L-malate synthase BshA has product MKIAIVCYPTFGGSGVVATELGIALAGRGHEVHFITYKQPVRLELLNNNIHFHEVHVPEYPLFHYQPYELALSSKLVDTVKLFGIELLHVHYAIPHAYAGYMAKKMLQEDGIYVPMITTLHGTDITLVGKHPFYKPAVTFSINKSDVVTSVSENLKQSTLKIFDIEKDIEVIPNFIDTRKYSTGYTDCQRSLMANEDERIVTHISNFRGVKRIPDVINIFYRIQKELPAKLIMVGEGPEKEKAEQLCDDLNIKDRVVFLGNSNEIDRILCFSDLFLLPSKSESFGLAALEAMINRVAVVSSNTGGIPEVNIEGESGFLADVGDVDEMASKALYILKDENILNKFKANAFKIASKFDIVNILPLYEEVYEKAYKSRFKNSY; this is encoded by the coding sequence ATGAAAATAGCAATAGTATGTTATCCAACCTTTGGAGGTAGTGGTGTTGTGGCTACGGAATTGGGCATAGCACTGGCTGGAAGAGGACATGAGGTTCATTTTATCACTTACAAGCAACCTGTACGTTTGGAACTCTTGAACAATAATATCCATTTTCATGAGGTACATGTTCCAGAATATCCCCTCTTTCATTACCAACCTTATGAATTGGCTTTATCCAGTAAATTGGTGGATACCGTGAAATTGTTCGGGATAGAGCTGCTCCATGTACATTATGCCATTCCCCATGCATATGCAGGCTATATGGCAAAAAAAATGCTGCAAGAGGATGGAATCTACGTTCCAATGATTACCACGTTGCATGGTACCGATATAACTTTGGTAGGCAAGCATCCTTTTTACAAACCTGCTGTCACGTTCAGTATCAATAAATCTGATGTAGTTACATCCGTTTCTGAAAACTTGAAACAGAGCACTTTGAAAATCTTTGATATTGAAAAGGATATTGAAGTTATCCCGAATTTCATCGATACTAGAAAATATAGCACTGGTTATACAGATTGCCAACGTTCTCTTATGGCCAATGAAGATGAAAGAATCGTAACACATATTAGCAATTTTAGGGGTGTAAAACGTATTCCTGATGTCATCAATATTTTTTATCGCATTCAAAAGGAGCTACCAGCAAAGCTTATTATGGTAGGGGAAGGCCCTGAAAAGGAAAAAGCAGAACAGCTATGTGATGATTTGAACATAAAAGATAGGGTAGTTTTTTTGGGCAATAGCAATGAAATAGATAGAATATTATGTTTCTCCGATCTTTTTTTACTGCCATCAAAATCCGAAAGTTTTGGTTTGGCAGCTTTGGAAGCCATGATTAATAGGGTAGCAGTAGTGTCAAGCAACACAGGAGGAATACCTGAAGTAAACATAGAGGGTGAATCTGGATTTTTGGCAGATGTTGGTGATGTGGATGAAATGGCTTCAAAAGCACTTTATATTTTAAAGGATGAAAATATATTGAATAAATTCAAAGCGAATGCATTTAAAATAGCTTCTAAATTCGATATAGTAAATATTCTACCACTATACGAGGAAGTTTATGAAAAAGCCTATAAATCAAGATTCAAGAATTCTTATTAA